A genomic window from Candidatus Saccharibacteria bacterium includes:
- a CDS encoding NYN domain-containing protein, protein MRRILLIDGENLVYGLRTLMGTNEDRAERSVIDGYNFRGLFEEILQDNKPTEMLWFGAKLRVYDENEEIRIKSESAVRQQSYFMNDIQRQRITFIKVGYLRAREIECQQGHNFWKLTEKGVDVGLAVRIISEADSDTEIVVVSADTDLLPAFKAAAKLGARLIHIGYEYRPIASLSHAANATRTITIPLATKYSKTKNI, encoded by the coding sequence ATGAGAAGAATTTTACTAATTGATGGTGAAAATCTGGTTTACGGACTACGCACATTGATGGGGACTAATGAAGATAGAGCAGAGCGATCAGTTATAGATGGTTATAATTTCAGAGGCCTATTTGAGGAGATTTTGCAAGATAATAAACCAACAGAGATGCTATGGTTCGGGGCAAAGCTGAGGGTTTACGATGAAAATGAAGAAATTCGTATAAAGTCAGAGTCTGCCGTACGTCAGCAATCGTACTTCATGAACGATATCCAAAGACAGAGAATTACATTTATAAAAGTAGGTTATTTACGAGCCAGAGAGATAGAATGTCAACAGGGACATAATTTCTGGAAATTAACTGAGAAGGGCGTGGATGTAGGTTTAGCGGTGCGCATCATATCAGAGGCGGACTCTGATACTGAAATTGTCGTTGTGAGTGCAGACACAGACCTATTACCAGCCTTTAAGGCAGCAGCAAAGCTAGGGGCGAGGTTGATTCACATTGGCTATGAATATCGACCCATTGCTTCTCTCTCGCATGCGGCGAATGCGACACGAACTATTACAATACCGCTAGCAACTAAGTATAGCAAGACAAAAAATATCTAG
- the avd gene encoding diversity-generating retroelement protein Avd, with protein sequence MKKDFVIYTKMLSVIVWLFQKINAFPKKQRFVLGQQIETSALACMRYIVEANNAGAGPQALEKLNALNVELEMLRSLLRVAYEVQFISGKSLGFIIGQIDEVGRMRGGWARHCGGSSSKSES encoded by the coding sequence ATGAAAAAAGATTTCGTTATATATACCAAAATGCTCAGCGTAATCGTCTGGCTGTTTCAGAAAATCAATGCTTTCCCGAAAAAACAGCGCTTTGTGCTGGGCCAGCAAATAGAAACGAGTGCGCTCGCTTGTATGCGCTATATTGTTGAGGCGAATAATGCCGGCGCTGGTCCGCAAGCGCTCGAAAAATTAAATGCGCTGAACGTAGAGCTAGAAATGCTCCGTAGCTTGTTGCGCGTTGCCTACGAAGTTCAGTTTATTTCGGGCAAATCGCTAGGATTTATTATTGGTCAAATCGATGAAGTCGGACGTATGCGTGGAGGCTGGGCACGTCACTGCGGCGGTTCGTCGTCAAAGAGCGAAAGTTGA